The following nucleotide sequence is from Natronorubrum aibiense.
GTCGTCGTCGAACACCCATACACTGGCGACGAGGTGACAGTCACGACCACGCGCGTAACCGAGAGCGAGGCCGTCGTCCCCGTCTACGCCAAACGCGACGATCCGCAGTTCGCCTTCGGCTACGGGCTGGTCTACGGCCGCAACGAACGCAAGGCCATCGGCATGACGATCCTCGACGCCTCGATCCAACTCGGCGGCGACGAACCCGCCGAAGACGGCGAATTCGTCCTCGATGCGATCGACGGCATCGACTCCTTTGGCTTCATCGAACACCTCAAACTCCCACACTACGTGACCTTCCAGAGCATCCTCGATCGCATCCGGGCGATCAGAACGAATCGGGGTACCGCCGACTCGAGTAACGCAGCCGAGACACCGGAGGTGAGCGCCGATGACTGACGCCGACGCCGGTTCCGCAGTCAACGCGGAGTCGCTCGACGATGCGCTGTCGGCCGTAGAATCGGCCGGACTCGAGGGTTACAACTACGCCTACCTCGACGAGCACACCAAACGCGAAGTCCGCCGCGGCATCCTCGAGGCGGTCGCGATTCCGGGGCATCAAGTTCCGTTCGCGTCACGGGCGATGCCCCTCGCCAGGGGATGGGGGACCGGCGGCATTCAGGTCTCGTTGTCGCTGCTGGGCCCCGAGGACACGTTCAAAGTCATCGATCAGGGCAGCGACGAGAGCGTCAACGCCGCGAACATCCGCCGACTCGCGGAGACGACCGCTGACGTCGGGACGACGACGGATACGACCGACGCGTCGGTAATCCAGACCCGCCACCGGATTCCCGAAGAAGTCATGACCGACGAGCAGCTTCTCGTCTTGCAGGTCCCACAGACCGATCCGCTCCGACGGGTTGACGGCAGCGACGACCGCAACCGGACGCGCCACGCCCACAAAAACTACGGGAAGATGTGGGTGGCGCTGTACGAGAACGTCGTGGAGTGGGACGAGATCCAGATCTCGGCGCGCTACCCGGTGATGGTCAACGATCGCTACCTCATGGATCCCTCGCCGATCCCGCGCTGGGACGTCCCGAAACTCGATAACGCCGACACGCTCTACTTGCTCGCGGCCGGCCGCGAAGCGCGCATCTACGCGGTGCCACCCCACACCGATGTCGAACCGCTCGCGTTCGAAGACCGGCCGTTCCAGGTCGAACGCTTCGAGGGAGCCTGCAACGTCTGTGGCAGCGAGGACACCTTTCTGACGGAACTCGAGACCGACGACGGCGAGCACGTCGCCGTCTGCAACGACACCAGTTTCTGTGCGAAACGCGTCACCGACCCGGACCTGCCGAAAGACCACCACCTCGAGGCCGAGGGCGTCGCCTGGGGACCGGGAACAGAAGCGCTCGATGGGGGTGACGACGAATGACGCTGTACGCCGCCAAGGGTGTAAAGAAGCTCTACGGCGAGCCCTGTGGCGAGTGCGT
It contains:
- a CDS encoding alpha-D-ribose 1-methylphosphonate 5-phosphate C-P-lyase PhnJ yields the protein MTDADAGSAVNAESLDDALSAVESAGLEGYNYAYLDEHTKREVRRGILEAVAIPGHQVPFASRAMPLARGWGTGGIQVSLSLLGPEDTFKVIDQGSDESVNAANIRRLAETTADVGTTTDTTDASVIQTRHRIPEEVMTDEQLLVLQVPQTDPLRRVDGSDDRNRTRHAHKNYGKMWVALYENVVEWDEIQISARYPVMVNDRYLMDPSPIPRWDVPKLDNADTLYLLAAGREARIYAVPPHTDVEPLAFEDRPFQVERFEGACNVCGSEDTFLTELETDDGEHVAVCNDTSFCAKRVTDPDLPKDHHLEAEGVAWGPGTEALDGGDDE